The genomic stretch ATCTCCAGGACCAGTTGACGCTTGTTCCTGTACTTGGAGTTGCAGCGTGAACCCACACAGCAGCACCCGGGAGACCTGCCGGGGGAGTTCTGGGGTCATGGTGAATGCCCATGTGTGAGTCATTGAACTCTTGCTCTGGCCCTGACTCAGCCTGATGTGAGGGAGGCCGTCTGGCCACAAGTTCTAATCTTCTGGGATGTGGAGGCTTGAAGTGGCCCTTGAGAAGGGCAGCCCCAGTCCCTGCGACCAGATGGTCTCATGCCCTTTTTTGCTTCCTCAGAGTTCCCAACCAAGAACTGCAGACAGCTTTCAAGTCCCTTCTGTCCTCAGTACTCAGAGAAAGTAGCTTTTCTGTGTCATGTGAGAGCTGCAGGTGGCTGTGTGACATGATCACTGTATTCTCAGagttaggtttctttttttttttttttttttttttttttttaattttttttttcaacgtttatttatttttgggacagagagagacagagcatgaacgggggagggtcagagagagagggagacacagaatcggaaacaggctccaggctccgagccatcagcccagagcgtgacgcggggctcgaactcacggaccgcgagatcgtgacctggctgaagtcggacgcttaaccgactgcgccacccaggcgcccctcagagttAGGTTTCTTAAACCCCCTCTAAAATCAAAATCATAGCCCTTCGTAAATATTCCCAACTTTCCGTATTTCATAAGTCACCCAGGTCCTGTCATCGCTTGTGAACCGCACCCTGCTTGATGGTGAGCTTCTTGGAGGTTCCAGTGAAAAGCCTGCCCCACGCAGGCTAACCGTCCTCTCCTGTGGCCTGGCCCGCCCCTGCTTGCTGCCCGCTTCCGGCTTTCCCTCCACGATTCTGTCCCAGGCGTGGCCGTCGTGGGTCTCCGTGTCCCCAGCGGGCAGCACCCAGCCCCCGGCCCGCAGGACCCGTTGCACAAGCACGGGACGGGGGACTGCTTCCAGGCTCCCGCGTGCTGCCTGGATGCCTGCTTCGGGGGCTCTTCTCTGCTGTGCCAGGAGGATGCGGTCCCCAGACGCCTGACGTGGATTCAGTGGCCGAGTCTGAACCGCCGTAACCAGCACGCATTCGGAGAATCCGAGTAAAATTGGGTCTGGCCTCGTGTTGaaacagttctttttctttcctgttgagTCCAAACAGGTGCTTATTAGAGGCTGGCTGGTTCAGAGAGGTTCTGGAGCAGCCTGGCTTGCAAAACACAGTCGACCCGTAGCCTGAACCACATCCAACTTGGAAATAACCTGAATttgggctcccccccccccgcccccccaaagcACAGAGCTGTCTGTCTCCTCAGCTTGTCTCACGGGGAAGGGAGGAGTCTCCCTGTTGCTCTTTAATCCTCTTGACCCAGACACTCAAATTAGGCGTACAGACTCGTCACGGAAGCTCTTAAACACTGCCTGTGTCTCTTGGGCCGGGCTGTGGAGCAGAGCGCGTGTTAAGCGGGGTGCTTCATGGTGAGGAGGCTTAGAGTGAAGGCCAAGGGCCCGGGCTTGTTTGCTCCTCACTGGTGAGCACAGCAGGCAGCTTTCAGCTCCAGTTTGGAGGCGGGTCAGGACGTGTCCCatgtctgtctgcccctgcctTTTGGGGTCAGCCTCCCCCAGAATTGCGCCGCGGCCCCAGTCGTGTCCCTGTGGATTAGACTGGGAACGACTCTACCGCTGACCCTGCTGGGGCTCACGACAGCATTTGGGCCCATGAGGCAGAAGCAGCAGGGCCAGTGGTCAGCTGTCCCTCTACCTCCCGGTCTGACGCGGGGGGGGGGTGTACCCCGAGTGGACAGACATCCTGTGTGTGCTTTACAGAGACTCCATAATTTGTAGGGGCGTTAaggttctttctccttccctcttctcctccgcTTATTCAAGTTGGAAAGAACCTTAGACCCACCTGGTTCATTGTCCAGGCGTCGGTCTCTCCCTGTGACCTCTGCCCCCGCTTCGGTGAGGGTCAAGGGCTGAGCAGGCGTGTGCAGAATCGCCACCTTGGGGCTCAGTCGAGCTCGGGAGATTTGGAGAGAAAGGACACCTGGCTTGTAAGGGCTTTCTccccgctctccctctctcccacgaGTGCCCGGCTGCCATGGCCcagcggaggggaggggaggcgaggcTTCTCTGCTGACTGAGCCCAAGTCGACAAACTGGAGGTTGATCTCAACAGCCAGAGGCTCGTTACTCGCGGCCGAGAGCATCAGCTGTTTCTAGGACTTGAAAGCGACTTTTCAAAAACGCCAATAATTAACAGACTCTTCAGACACACCTTAGCTGGTCCCAGTAAGGTTTCGCCAGCCCTGAGAGGGGCAGTGATGTTCATTTGACTGTCCCTTTGCGGGGGCCAGGCCCACAGGTGCCCTTTAGACTCGGCTGCCTGACTCGTCACTCCTGTGGGCGGACTTCTCGGAGAGCCTGCCCTTACCGTATCCTGTAGGGTTTCCTTCCCTTTGCATTTAGCTTGGATGGTGGGAAAGAGAAAGTGGCTGCAGGGCACCCGAGTGACATTTGTGTCTCCACCCGATATATGTTTCATAAGCACGCCGTCGTTAACGGCACACTTCGCACGGAGCGGGAGGAAGTTCTaaatgtgctttctctccctttggtGTTCACCAGTGATTTTCCGAACTGGACTCTTCACTGCTGTTGAGACAGTCGTGCGTCCATTTGTTAGCATGTCTTTGTAAAAGACTCCAGAGCCTTCTAGCCATTGGCCACACCAGTTCCGTGTGTGTGCTCACCgctgcccaccccaccctctccagTCCAGGGCTCTGGGGGGGACTGGGGGTGCGCGCACGGCTGCCAGAGCCCGGCCTCTTCTCTCGCTGCTCGGAGGTTTGGGGTAAGCGTAGACACATGAACTTACCGTTGGTCTACCGTGAGGCCCTCCGGGCCTGGGACCCTGGCTGTCCCCTAAGTGGACTGTCCTCTGCAGAGCGTGCTCAGCCCTCTTCCATCTAGAGTGGGTCTGAGCACCACTGGGGGTGTCGGGAGGCCAAGGCTTAGCCGTGTGGGACCGTGTGGGACTGGCAGGCCAAGCCTCAGCGGGCTGTCTCGGGCCCGTGCAGCTCTCAGGGAGCCCCTTTCCCCTGTGGGGTGCAGTCTGCCCACTTGTGAAACGAGAGGGTCTCGAGGGAGTGGGCGCGGTTCTGTGGCAGTGTCTGGAGGCGTTTTTGACCGTCACGGCTGGAGGGGGGCTGCCGATGACgtctggtgggtagaggccaggggtgcCGCGCGCCCCCCTTTGGTGCCGGTCGGCCTAGGATAAAGACGACTCGGTGCAGATGCCGGGGCGCACGGGAGGGGAGACCGCGGGTGAGCCGGCAGGGCCTCATCGGGGTGATCCTGATCCGCCAGGGCCCTCGCCCGAGCGTCCGCGCGGTGTGCCTTGCGTGGGCCCCTCGTTGGGTGACCGTAGTTGGCGCCTACAAGCccgtgctgacagggcggagGCTGTCGCCCTGAGGGTCCCAGCCTGACGGGACGGGCGGGCGCAGAGACACACAGGGCAGCGCGGGGAGCGGCCCCGAGGGTCCCGCAGCCCTCAGCCGGGTTTCTGTGGCCCGCAGTTCCTCCGGGTCACGAAGCAGTACCTGCCCCACGTGGCGCGCCTCTGCCTGATCAGCACGTTCCTGGAGGACGGCGTCCGCATGTGGTTCCAGTGGGGCGAGCAGCGTGACTACATCGACACGACGTGGGGCTGCGGCTACGCGCTGGCCTCCGCCTTTGTGCTCCTCAACCTGCTGGGACAGCTGAGTGAGTTGGCTTACCTTGTGGGCGGGGACGGCAGGTCACTCGAGGGGCTCCCGGGCCGGCCGTCGCCggccctttccccctccctggcGGGTGGGCCGGGCCTGGGCGTTGGTTCTGTGGGCCTTCGGGTGGGTGCTGTGCTCACTGAAGACCGGTGACCCGGGCCCCGCTCTAAGCGCCTGGACCGGGACGCGGGGGAGACTGGGTGACCTGGGCGGGCCGGAGGGGAGCCAGAGCAGGGCAAACGCAGGGTGTCGGAAAGGATGAATCGGAGGCCGGATTCACGTGGGCCGCAGATCTTCTGCTCCCCGGCCGCTGTCTGCTGGCGGCAGCCCCCCTCCCTGTACATTTTGGGGCCGGAAAGGGGCCTGCGCTTCTCAGTCGGTCCTGTAGCTCCCACGGCAGTTTCCACTGCACCGCCTGCTCCGGAAAACGGCCCATTCTCTGGAGCAAGGGATCTGTTTTCTAGAACGGTATCTTCGATAAGTAAGGCCCCGTTGACTCGTGTGTGGTCCGGGTCTACGATGAATTCTCCCAGGAGTTGCTCTTTTCTCGGGGCGCGTGGCTGGGCCAGCAACCGCGCAGGGCTCAGGTGAGGGCGCCAGGTGCCATGGCGACGGCCCTCGCCCGGAACTCGCCCACGGCCCCCTGAGCCTGGCCCTTCTCCTTTCCAGCCGGCTGCATCCTGGTGTTGAGCAGGAACTTCGTGCAGTACGCCTGCTTTGGGCTCTTTGGAATCATAGCGCTGCAGGTACGCGGGGCTGGGTCTCTTCTCTTCCTTGCCGTGCTTGGGGCATAGCTTCCGCAAAGGCGTCTCTGAGGATGCGGCTTCACCCCCTTGTGTCTCTGCCTgggtctccttttctttcctgagaaaacACTGGATTTTCCCGAGTGCAGGCTCAGGAGAGCTGGAGAGGATGGGGCCCCTGAAAAGGTGCCAAGCTCCGGGCGCCCACCTCTTTGCCACCTTCCCGAGTTTCCTCTGATGGGGACAAATGACAGGGTTGGCTGCAGCCAGGACACTGTCTGATCGTTTCACCTCGTGAACACCCAGCTGGCCACGTGAGCTGTCTGCACCTGGACCGGAGCTCCCGGGCGCCGTGCCGGCACCTTGCGGGCTGCGTGCTCCCAGGGAACGGTGCTCGGTAACGCGGGCCCGGGGTGGTCAGCACAGCTCGAGAAATGCTGAGCCTGTGGTTGAACTTGGAGCTGTCCTGGGCTCCTAAACTGTCCCGTGCACCTTACGTTTACGCTTCTGTGGGAGAGATTGCCTACTGCTGTCCTCAAGAAGTCCCAGTGCGTTTGGAAACGTGAGACTCaagtttctgtctctcctctgttccCTTCAGACGATCGCCTACAGCATCCTGTGGGACTTGAAGTTTTTGATGAGGTATGTGCGCTCCACATGCTGAGCTTGCTTTTCATGTCTGTCGACTCAGTAACTAGCGGTCGGGAGTGAACTTCTTGGGGTCCAAGCACTTGGAGTCTGTAGGAGGTGTTGGCAGAGGCTCCCTCCCCCAACAACCCCCCACCCGCACCCCGGGACACAGGTGAGAATGAAGCTGTCCCTCCCAACCCCCCGTtcgtgagggagggaaggagggccgGAATGGCGGCACTTGCTCGCAGGGACCCAGCTGGTCAACAGCAGCGCCAAGGCCGGGCCGGGTTCCGAGTGTGTTCAGGGTAATGTCACTGTTGGGTGGAACAGAGCCGTCTGTCTTCAGCTGTGGAGCGGCTGGGAGTCCTGTGGACTCACACCCAGCCGGTCCGGCACGGTTTCGAGAGAGGGACCTAAGGGCCCTCCCTTCCTGTGCTCCCGCCGAGGTCTCCCGACCTGGTCTGACGGGCGTGCGTAGTGCCTGCCGAGCCCCGGCAACTCAGCTGGCGTTTCTGTCCTCAGGAATCTGGCCCTGGGAGGAGGCCTGTTGCTGCTCCTGGCGGAATCCCGTTCCGAAGGGAAGAGCATGTTCGCGGGCGTCCCCACCATGCGCGAGAGCTCTCCCAAACAGTACATGCAGCTCGGAGGCAGGGTTCTGCTGGTCTTGATGTTCATGACCCTCCTTCACTTTGACGCCAGCTTCTTCTCGGTGAGCGCTCCTGCCTGCGTACGTGGACCTGGGCTCCTGTCCCTCAGAAAGGGCCCCGACCTCTCTTCCCCGCCTGCGCATGGAGCCTAGTCCAGGGGCTGTTGGAAGGGGTCGGCTTAAAGGAGGCAAACGTCGGATCCTACTAAAAGGAGTAAACACCCAGCAAGCTCTTAGGGGCCCAGAGCTGACAAAGGAAGTCCAGATTCTCCCTGACCTCCCTGGAGGTCCTGGTGTCCTGTGTGCCGGCCTCCAGGCGGTCCACCCAGGCTCTTCGCGGGCCCTTGGTTCTTTAGCTGCCCGCTGCTCGTACCTTTATCGCGTGCTGTGTGCACGCCGGGTGTCTCGTCCCCGGGAGCTTTACGATGCCCGTCTTCAGAGCGGGCTGGGCGCCCTGGCCGGGAAAAGCtcccaggaggggcacctggcgcCACGGGAGGGGGGAGCCCGCTCCTAAGAAGTACTGGGGACTCCCTGGATGGCTTGGGGGCCCGCAGGCCCCCGAGTGTGTCCTGGTAAATTGCAGCCTGTTCACTGAAGCCCCTGGCGCCTCCCTCTTTATTCCTCACTTGAATGCACACCCCTCTGTGACATCACCTGGACACATACCGCAGTGACAAGGGCAGTGGGAATATCTCTTcttcctcaccttttttttttttttttttcttaccttctaACCTATGCAGATTCTCCAGAACATCGTGGGCACAGCTCTGATGATTTTAGTGGCCATTGGTTTTAAAACCAAGCTGGCTGCTTTGACTCTTGTCGTCTGGCTGTTTGCCATCAACGTGTATTTCAACGCCTTCTGGACCATTCCTGTCTATAAGCCCATGCATGACTTCCTGAAGTACGATTTCTTCCAGACCATGTCGGTGATCGGAGGCCTGCTCCTTGTGGTGGCCCTGGGCCCCGGGGGTGTCTCCATGGACGAGAAGAAGAAAGAGTGGTAACagaccccttccctgcctggctAGGACCCGCGGCCATCGAGGACTGGTTCGGGGTGGATTCGACAAAAATGCCAGCATTGATgtgtcctctttccttctctcccttggtAAAGGCACAGATGTTTTGAGAATTTATTTGCAGACACCTGAAATTTGGCGGCTAAATCTGCTCTGGACCCACAGCCTAGTACCTGACCACGGGGGCGGGCTGGCTGGGCACAgcgcctccctcccccaggcacGGCCTCGGCTTCCCACGAGCAGCTTGCTGGGCTGTGGCCTCAGTTCccgtttttgtttctgttttgtgggTGGGGGGCCTTCAAGCTGTACTGTGAGCAGATACATTTGTGTATCCTTCAAAGCGGTCTCCCTCttactgttttttaagtttacgttTTTAGCTAAAACTAAACGACTTGGGATGGCCCAGCCCAACATCACACAGTCAACGTCCTGGGCGGAAGCCTCGCCCACGGCTCCGAGTTGTCCCCGTGCCGCATCGTAACGCTCGCAGGGACAACAACGGCATTTGGACCCAAACCCAAAGAACGAAGTGGTGCCAGAGGGGCCACCGAGGCTGCCGTTCACTCGGCACAAAACCGGCTCCGATTGGTGCAGCTCGTTGGGTAGGGTAACCCCCCGGGAGCCTCAGTGGCTCAGGGCGGGAACGGCGGGGCTAGAAGTCCCCAGGTGCACCTGGAGCCTATGGGGACCCTCGCCCCGACCCTGGCCTGGCCACATGCCTGCGCGCTGACTCCCGTGAGGGGCGTGGGAGGAGCAGCAGCCTCGTGGGGCAGGGCAGCGACGAAGCGGGCTCTCAGACCAGTTACCTCACCCCCGGTCTTCACGCCGAGCCCGGGCTGCCGCTGTGGGCTCCTGTGGGCTCGTGTGGGCCCCCGTGGGCTCCGACCTGGCCAAGCGCCCCGCCCGCCTCTCCTTCGGCTGGAGGGACTTTTCCCAAGCTGCGCAGCCGTGACTTACCACTTTCTCAAGGCTGTTGCTTGCTCAGATTTGTCTTTGCTACGCTGAATGCAGCCCAAATTACTTTTTACGATTTGTGATGCCTTACCGATTGGATCTTAATCCTGTATTTAAAGTTTTCTAACATTGCCTTACACTGCGTTTCTCTTCTTGGGGGTGCACGCGCCTGTTGGCTCTTCTCCACTCGTCCACGCTGTAGCGATTGCCACGAGGGGAGAGTTGGACTCGTCTGTGCCTCCCCCAGTCCCCCCCCAgaccctcgggggggggggggggagggtggcaggcTGACCAAGCTAGAACGAGGACTGCCTGAAGCTGGTCTCTTTTTTCCTGGTTCGTGGCTAGATGTGCAAGCCTGAGGGCATCCCTAGGGATGCCGGGGCCAGTCCCGAGCCAGGATCCACATTTACCAGCCAG from Panthera uncia isolate 11264 chromosome D4, Puncia_PCG_1.0, whole genome shotgun sequence encodes the following:
- the SURF4 gene encoding surfeit locus protein 4, yielding MGQNDLMGTAEDFADQFLRVTKQYLPHVARLCLISTFLEDGVRMWFQWGEQRDYIDTTWGCGYALASAFVLLNLLGQLTGCILVLSRNFVQYACFGLFGIIALQTIAYSILWDLKFLMRNLALGGGLLLLLAESRSEGKSMFAGVPTMRESSPKQYMQLGGRVLLVLMFMTLLHFDASFFSILQNIVGTALMILVAIGFKTKLAALTLVVWLFAINVYFNAFWTIPVYKPMHDFLKYDFFQTMSVIGGLLLVVALGPGGVSMDEKKKEW